TTGATCAGAAGATTAACAAACTTAACAGCCGGCGCGTCTTCGCCAGTTGCTTCTAATGAGATAATATCTTTCCCGGAATCAGCTTCCTGCACAACCTCGAGGTCACTTGTTCCACCGGTGTCTTCTATGTTTTTAATAATCTCTTCAATTGACCCTTTTGGCCCATAAAACTTTTCAATCGCATCCTTAATTTCCTGTTCTGACGAGATAACAATATTGATTTCACAACCTGTCATGAGTTTGAGGTCATCCACAGCAAATACATTTAACGGATTAGCCATGGCTATTGTTAAAGTATTATCTTCTTTGTTTATGGGAATCAGCACCTGATGCCTTGCCGCGCTTTCCGGTACTGTTTTCACCACTGTTTCGTCAATTTCACCGTATTCCATTAAAGAAATGTATGGTACACCGCATTGTCTCCCTAAGAACGCGATAAGCACAGTTTCATCAATAGCACTCATCTGCAGAAGAATCTGCCCGAGCCGGCCATTAGTTTTAGTTTGTATTTCCAACGCCTCGCGCAACTGTTCCGCGGTGATAAGTCCGGCTTCAACAAGCATATCACCGAGCTTACGTTTCTCCAGTGCTGAAAATAAAGAACTTGATGCTACCATTAAAAATTTATCCGTTCTTATACTTTTTTTTGATTAACGCATACGCGCTTGCCGGAATTAATCCCTTAGGTTCACCCCCAAGACGTATAATTTCTTTTACTATACTTGAAGACAAGTAAGTATACGCTTCAGCAGGCATTAAAAATACAGTCTCAATATCTTTCCATAATTTGCGGTTCATCAACGCCATTTGGAACTCAAACTCAAAATCACTGATCGCGCGTAATCCACGGATAATTATCCTTGATTTCTTTAGTTTCATATAATTCACAAGTAATCCGCTGAAATGTTCAACCTCAACCCCCTGTATCTTTGATACACATCTTTTCATTAATCCAACACGTTCCTCAACGGATAGCACAGGTTTTTTATTGGGATTATCAACAATTGCAACAATAACTTTATCAAACATTTTACTTGCACGAAGAATTATATCCAGATGCCCGGCAGTGAGTGGGTCAAAAGATCCCGGGTATACAGCAACCTTACTTTTTTTCATAAACTTCTCCTTAAACATACCTACTAACCAAAAAAATTAAAGAAGTATTAATTATATAATAACAACTACCCGATAATCAACTTTATAGAAGTGATAACTAAAAAGATATATACAAGGTAAGTGAACACTTTTTGAGGTAAGTACTTATTCGCCCACCACCCGGCAATAACCCCCAGCGGTACTATAGGGAAAAGAATTAATGACTGCATGAACACCTGCCAGTTAAGGATTCCGGATACAATGTAAGGCGGTACTTTCATAAGATTACCAATCGTAAAATATATTGCGCTTGTTCCGACAAATATTTGTTTATCCATCTTCTGTGCGATAAGATATATCGCAACTATCGGCCCGGCAGCATGCGAAATCGCGGAAGTAAACCCCGCAATTGTCCCGATAACAAGCCCGTGCCAAAACTTTGGGACATAAACACGTTTTGGGAACCACACCTGCCGTACCACTAGTAATAAAGTGAAAATGATAGTAGTTAAACCAATACATTTCTTCAACAATACATCATCCACACCGCGGATAAAAAACATTCCCACAATAATACCGGGTAACGCTCCAACCAGCACCGGAATAATAACTTTGGGATTCCATTTTTTCCAATAAAACGCTATTGTCAATAAATCAGCAAATGATAATAACGGTAAGATTATCCCCAACGCCTTTTGTGCCGGCATTGTTGTTGTGATCAATGGCGTGGTGAGAACACCTAAACCAGTAGCAAAACCGGCTTTTGACAACCCAATGAGAAACACCCCAAGTATAACTAAAAAGTTAAGCACAAGAAATCCTTACTAAAAACATTCTACATACTTTCATTATTTGTAATTATATATAAATTTGTTATTGAAGAAACAGAAATCCGTCCTCCATACTATAAGATGACGGACGGATCTCTGCTAAAAAATATGGTTTAAACACCCAATTTTATTTTTTCTCAGCAACAGGCGCAACGGCCGGTGCCGTCGCTGTTGTTGTACTGGCTGCTGGAGTAACTGCGTCAGTGACTACTGGCGCAGGTGCTTCCTGAGGTTTACTACACCCATACATCCCTGCGAATAATGCAAGTACTGCGATCAATGCAATTTTTTTCATAACTATGTTAAACACCTCCTTCCTAATTCTTATATTTTACTGTTGTGTTGTTTCACAACTATATTATTATTTGTTACTTCAAAACAACCTTGATTTAACAATTAATATACCATATTTTGTTGAGTTCGTAACAAAATAGTATGTATTAGATATTCTTCACTTATCCCACTTTCACCAGTGCCGCACGTTTTTTTCCGTATCGTTCATATACAACTTGCCGCAGAATAGCAAAACCTTCATCTTTCAGTTCAGGATCAACGTTAACAACTTCTACTGCAGCGATGCGGGATAGTTTAAGAATGTCCTGGTCAGCTATAATATCGCCAATACGGAACATTGCTTCACCATGTTGTGAAGTCCCCAAAAACTCACCGGGCCCGCGGAGGACAAGATCTTCTTCTGCTATACGAAAACCATCATTAGTTTCCGTCATCACCTGTAACCTACGCTGCGCAAGTTCATTCCCCGGCTGGCCAACAAGTATGCAATACGACTGTTTATCCCCGCGGCCTACACGCCCGCGTAACTGATGTAACGTCGCAAGCCCGTAACGGTCCGCATGCTCAACTACCATTACTGTTGCATTTTTAACATCAATCCCAACTTCAATAACTGTTGTCGCAACAAGGACATCTATTTCACCGTCACGAAACTTGTTCATTACACGATCCTTCTCCCGGCCGGATAATTGTCCGTGTATAACACCTACCCTGTAATTTTTGAAAACCGTTGAACTTAACCGTTCAGTTTCTTCAACTGCAGCTTTTAACGCTATCTTATCCGACTCCTCTACCAGCGGATATACAATATACGCTTGTGCACCGCGGCTTATCTCGCCCTTCACAAAATCATACGCATCATTCTCCGGTAAATGCATCGTCACAATCGGCACCCGCCCGGCGGGTAATTCATCAATCACTGTTACATCAAGATCACCGTATAATGTCAATGCCAGTGTCCTGGGTATCGGTGTTGCGGTTAATACCAGTACATCAACATCCTTACCCTTTGCCCTGAGTTTAGCGCGCTGTATAACCCCGAACCTGTGTTGTTCATCTATCACAACAAAACGAAGATTAGCGAACTCAACATTACCTTCCACCAATGCATGCGTACCTATAACAAATGCCAGTTCTCCGGTTTTTAATTTACTTAAAACTTTCTCTTTCTCAGATTTTAGTATTTTGCTGGTTAATAACCCAAACTTCACCTCAGGTACGGGGCTAAGGAATTCTTTGAAAGTTGAATAATGCTGTTCCGCCAAGATCTCTGTTGGAGCCATAAACGCAGCCTGGTACCCGTTCTCCGCAGCAAGTAACATAGCCGATAGCGCTACTACCGTTTTCCCGGACCCCACATCCCCCTGAATTAACCTATTCATCGGATACTGTGATTGAATATCAGAAAATATTTGGTTAATCACTCTTACCTGCGCAGCGGTAAACTCAAACTTTAACCCTTGCTTAAACGGTGTAAGGTACTTGCGGGTAATTACATACTTCTGTGGTTTAACAGTCTTCTTAATTTTTTGGCGTTCAAGTTCTAATGCCAGCTGGTACCCAAAATATTCTTCAAATACCAATGTGCGATACGCTTTATCCCTGATTTCCTGGTTTACAGGGAAATGAATATTTTTTATTGCTACTCCGCGGTTTAGCAACCCGTACTTTTCACGGAATGATAACGGTAACAGTTCAGGGATTTCCCCTGCGTATTTCATAACTACGCTACACACCGTTTCACGGAGGAAGCGTTCAGTCAACCCTTCGGTTAAATTATAAACCGGTACAAGATTACCGAGATGTAATGACATAGAGATATCCTCAACCCCGGCTTCGTACTCCTCCGCATAAATTTCTTTTACCAACTGCAGGGTACGCTGTACTGTCCCATACACAAAAACTTTTTTCCCGACAACAATATCTTCAGTCTGCCTGGCAAACGCGTTATACCTCCCGTGTACATACTTAAACCACACAGCCTCCGCTAGGCCACTCCCGTCGTCAACCATGATTTTGTATAACTGCATCCTGCTATGTGTACGAATAAGTTTTTTTGATTTCACCACTCCGCATAGGGTTACCTTAACCCCTTCCTGATTTATATTGGATATAGAGGTAACAGTTCCGCGGGACTCCCATCTACACGGATAATAATGCAGCAGGTCAGAGATGGTATGTATACCAAGCCTGGCAAATTTCTCCGCACGCCTCGGGCCTATACCTTTAAGATATTTAACTTCTTTATTAAGGTCAGGATTTTGTACTTGCATTATTTCTCAAATTATTGTTTAATAAATGACTTAATTAAAACTAGCATTGATGTGTTAAGGAGGAAGAACAGTATATGTCGTATCGTTGCGTAGTATGTGATAAAGGGCCATCAGCCGGGAAAAGTGTAAGCCATTCCCATAGAGCGACAAACCGTATATTTAAACCGAACTTACAGAAGATAAAAGTTTTATGGAATAACAAAAAACAACGAGTGTACGTATGTACCGCCTGTATCAGCGCAGGTAAAGTAAAAAAAACTGTCTGACAATAAAACTTTAGCAATTGTTTTTTCATTCCCTAACCTGCAAATTATAATATTTGTTGTACAACTTACTACGTTGCAGTAATTCTTCATGTTTTCCGCTGTCTGCGATACGCCCTTCATCCACAACAACAATTATATCCGCGCGTTTGATTGTAGCTAACCTGTGTGCGATAACTAATGTCGTACGGTCAATCATCAACCGTTCAAGCGCTTCCTGTACCAACTTCTCATTTTCAGCATCCAACGCGCTGGTTGCTTCATCAAGAATCAGGATTGCCGGGTTTTTGAGGACTGCCCGCGCAATTGCAATCCTTTGTTTTTCACCACCCGAAACAAGTACTCCACGTTCACCAACAACTGTATCATACTTTTGTGGAAGTTTTTGTATGAACTCATCAGCGTTCGCGACCTTTGCTGCAGCAATGATTTCATCCATCCCGCTACCGGGACAGCCATACGCGATATTATTCCGCACTGTTTCATTGAATAACACCACATCCTGGGTAACAACACCTATCTGATCACGTAATGACGCCAGGGTTACCATACAGATATTCTTCCCGTCAATCTCCACACTGCCTACCTGAGGATCATAAAAACGAGGTAACAGATACGCAACCGTAGTTTTCCCGGCACCTGACGGCCCAACTAAAGCAACCACCTGCCCTTTTTTTATTGTGAGATTAACTTCACGGATAACATAAGAATCATCACCGTACGAGAATGAAACATTCTTGTATACAATACTTTCCTTCAACCGTTCTAATTTAGACGGAGCTGATACTTCAATCACGGACGGTTGGGAGTCAAGTACTTCAAATATACGTTCCCCTGCGCTTAATGCCTGTTGCGTATACGTATTAAGTTCCGCAAAGTTTTTTAATGGCCGGTATGCGGACAGCGCTGCGCCAAGAAACGCAAAAAATGATCCTGTCGTCCATACACCATTGATTACATCACTTCCGCCATACCATAGAATAAATGCAATCGCCAACCCTCCGATAAGTTCCATCACGGGGCTAGATAATGCTTCCATCCGAAGTAATCTCATTATCGCGTGGTAGAACCCTATATTCTCTACCTTAAACCGTTCAATCTCGCGTTGTTCCTGACAGAACGCTTTTGTAACAACGATTCCGTACATCGCCTCCTGTAACCGCGTATATAATGCCGCCATCCGGCTCTGTCCTTCCTTACTCGCAGAACGCATCTTCTTCGCAAATACCACCATCGGATATCCCGCAAGTATAAAGGCTGTCATACTAACCAGCGCAAATTGCCAGTGTAAGTAGAACAAAAACGCTATCAAAAAGAAAACGGTTAACCCATCCCGTACAAACGTCCCTGGAACACGCTGATACGCTATCTGAATAACATTAACATCATTTGTGAGGTTAGCAATAATATTCCCTGTTGATTTACGGGTATAAAAATCCAGGGATAACCTCTGTAGATGCGTAAACAAACCGTCACGGATATCCGCAGTAGCCTTCTGCGCAATTGAGAATATAAGATATGCCTGTATGTACGCAAACACGCCTTTTATAAAAAAAAACAAAGGTATTGCGATTGCTGTTATTACCAACATCCTATAATTCTTTGCAACCAACACGTTGTCAATTACTTCTTTAAGTATCCACATTGTCAACGCATTTAAACCGCCAAGGATTGCCATATAAAACAATGACTGCACTAATTTCCAGGAATACGGTTTTACATACTCCGTCAGCCTCATGAATATTGAAAAATCATTCTTACTGTTTTTTTTCATTACCGTATCACATCCATAATTTCCTGTGCCACACGTTTCGCAACACCCGGCACACCGAGCTTACTGCGTAACTTCGACAACGCTTCCCCTAACCGTTTACGATACTGCAAATTCTGCAGCCAGTTTAGCGTAATGTTCGCTATTGGTTCAGGTATCGCCTTATTCTGTATAAACTCCGGCATAAACTTAGTACCGGCAATAATATTTGCTAACCCTATATGCTCAACCTGCACTACCATCCGCGCAACTATATAAAACAGCCAGTTTGTTTTATAAACAATTACCGTTGGTAAGCCAAGTAACGCGTTCTCCATAGTTACTGTACCGGAACACGCGATTGCCGCGCTCATACGCCTGCGGTATGCATAATCCTCATCCTTCACAATTTCAATCTTTACCTTAGATTTACACACAAGCTTATTTAAGTAATCATCGGGCACATCCACTGCCTGTACTATCTGAAACTCAACATTACTTACACTCTCCTGTATTAATTCTGCAACTTTAAGTAATAACGGTACATGTTTAGCTATAACATTCTTTCTGCTACCCGGAAACAAACCGCAGATAAGTTCCTTACTCTCACCCCGTGCTTCCCAATCAATTACCTGATCAGAATTGATATTATCAAGTAACGGATGCCCGACAAATACGGTATTCATGCCGGCAGACTGATAAATTATTTCTTCAAACGGTAAAATGGTAAGCATTTTATTCACGCATTTAGAAAGACGGGCAACCCTGCCCTTCCGTGAAGCCCATACCTGCGGGCTAATATAATACACTACCGGCACACCCTGGCGTTTAGACTCTTCACACACGTGAATGTTAAACCCATAAAAATCTATCGGCACAACAACACTAACAGTTTTTTTGTTTAGATACGGCACTACTACTGACCGAAATATCGAGTTGAACTTATTAAAATTACCGATTGCGTCATGCAAACCAAACGCTGACATCCCAACGAGGTCATACAAAAACTCGTCGGCATACTTCGCCATACGTTTACCGCCAAGACAAACCACGCGTGTCCCTGGAAAGTTTTTTTTAATGCTGAGTATAAGATTTGCCCCATGTACATCCGCTGAAGGATCACCGGCTACCAAAAATATTTCGTTCATAATTATATTTCACATCCATATATACATACACCCTGTTGAGCAGCATATTGCAAAACTGAACTTTTATCAAGAATCAATGTTTTCCCGGCTTCCACCGCTAGTACTTTAATTATCCCCCGGGAAAGAGTTTCAACTGTATGCTTCCCGATAACAGGGATATCGAACCGCGCATCCTGCGCAGTCCTCGCAACTTTGACAACCACAGCACTGTTCACACCTCTGACGGCAGTACCCACAATTATTTGTGCACGCTGAATACATTCATCAGTACCTTCCATAGCTTCCACAGCGATAACCGTCCCGTCCTTTACAATAACAGTTTGGCCGATATCAATATCCGCTAGCTGTTTAGCAAGTTTCTTACCAAATTCTATATCCTTTAACTCACACTCACCCGGTGCAAGTGCTGTCATGACACCCTTTTCCGCAAGTAAGTGCCTGACGTATTCTATATAAGGCACGACCTCAATCCCAGCTTTTGCAAACATCCGGCGGGCAGAGTCAAAGATAGACACTGCCATGTGGTCCTTTGTTGATGACAATATTTCATTCATACTTACATCAAGCGCAAGTTTTGCGAATAACAGTTTATGAGGAATGCGTCCTACGAGGA
Above is a window of Elusimicrobiota bacterium DNA encoding:
- a CDS encoding ABC transporter ATP-binding protein; translation: MKKNSKNDFSIFMRLTEYVKPYSWKLVQSLFYMAILGGLNALTMWILKEVIDNVLVAKNYRMLVITAIAIPLFFFIKGVFAYIQAYLIFSIAQKATADIRDGLFTHLQRLSLDFYTRKSTGNIIANLTNDVNVIQIAYQRVPGTFVRDGLTVFFLIAFLFYLHWQFALVSMTAFILAGYPMVVFAKKMRSASKEGQSRMAALYTRLQEAMYGIVVTKAFCQEQREIERFKVENIGFYHAIMRLLRMEALSSPVMELIGGLAIAFILWYGGSDVINGVWTTGSFFAFLGAALSAYRPLKNFAELNTYTQQALSAGERIFEVLDSQPSVIEVSAPSKLERLKESIVYKNVSFSYGDDSYVIREVNLTIKKGQVVALVGPSGAGKTTVAYLLPRFYDPQVGSVEIDGKNICMVTLASLRDQIGVVTQDVVLFNETVRNNIAYGCPGSGMDEIIAAAKVANADEFIQKLPQKYDTVVGERGVLVSGGEKQRIAIARAVLKNPAILILDEATSALDAENEKLVQEALERLMIDRTTLVIAHRLATIKRADIIVVVDEGRIADSGKHEELLQRSKLYNKYYNLQVRE
- the lpxB gene encoding lipid-A-disaccharide synthase, translated to MNEIFLVAGDPSADVHGANLILSIKKNFPGTRVVCLGGKRMAKYADEFLYDLVGMSAFGLHDAIGNFNKFNSIFRSVVVPYLNKKTVSVVVPIDFYGFNIHVCEESKRQGVPVVYYISPQVWASRKGRVARLSKCVNKMLTILPFEEIIYQSAGMNTVFVGHPLLDNINSDQVIDWEARGESKELICGLFPGSRKNVIAKHVPLLLKVAELIQESVSNVEFQIVQAVDVPDDYLNKLVCKSKVKIEIVKDEDYAYRRRMSAAIACSGTVTMENALLGLPTVIVYKTNWLFYIVARMVVQVEHIGLANIIAGTKFMPEFIQNKAIPEPIANITLNWLQNLQYRKRLGEALSKLRSKLGVPGVAKRVAQEIMDVIR
- the rpmB gene encoding 50S ribosomal protein L28, with protein sequence MSYRCVVCDKGPSAGKSVSHSHRATNRIFKPNLQKIKVLWNNKKQRVYVCTACISAGKVKKTV
- the coaD gene encoding pantetheine-phosphate adenylyltransferase is translated as MKKSKVAVYPGSFDPLTAGHLDIILRASKMFDKVIVAIVDNPNKKPVLSVEERVGLMKRCVSKIQGVEVEHFSGLLVNYMKLKKSRIIIRGLRAISDFEFEFQMALMNRKLWKDIETVFLMPAEAYTYLSSSIVKEIIRLGGEPKGLIPASAYALIKKKYKNG
- a CDS encoding sulfite exporter TauE/SafE family protein, whose protein sequence is MLNFLVILGVFLIGLSKAGFATGLGVLTTPLITTTMPAQKALGIILPLLSFADLLTIAFYWKKWNPKVIIPVLVGALPGIIVGMFFIRGVDDVLLKKCIGLTTIIFTLLLVVRQVWFPKRVYVPKFWHGLVIGTIAGFTSAISHAAGPIVAIYLIAQKMDKQIFVGTSAIYFTIGNLMKVPPYIVSGILNWQVFMQSLILFPIVPLGVIAGWWANKYLPQKVFTYLVYIFLVITSIKLIIG
- the recG gene encoding ATP-dependent DNA helicase RecG, producing MQVQNPDLNKEVKYLKGIGPRRAEKFARLGIHTISDLLHYYPCRWESRGTVTSISNINQEGVKVTLCGVVKSKKLIRTHSRMQLYKIMVDDGSGLAEAVWFKYVHGRYNAFARQTEDIVVGKKVFVYGTVQRTLQLVKEIYAEEYEAGVEDISMSLHLGNLVPVYNLTEGLTERFLRETVCSVVMKYAGEIPELLPLSFREKYGLLNRGVAIKNIHFPVNQEIRDKAYRTLVFEEYFGYQLALELERQKIKKTVKPQKYVITRKYLTPFKQGLKFEFTAAQVRVINQIFSDIQSQYPMNRLIQGDVGSGKTVVALSAMLLAAENGYQAAFMAPTEILAEQHYSTFKEFLSPVPEVKFGLLTSKILKSEKEKVLSKLKTGELAFVIGTHALVEGNVEFANLRFVVIDEQHRFGVIQRAKLRAKGKDVDVLVLTATPIPRTLALTLYGDLDVTVIDELPAGRVPIVTMHLPENDAYDFVKGEISRGAQAYIVYPLVEESDKIALKAAVEETERLSSTVFKNYRVGVIHGQLSGREKDRVMNKFRDGEIDVLVATTVIEVGIDVKNATVMVVEHADRYGLATLHQLRGRVGRGDKQSYCILVGQPGNELAQRRLQVMTETNDGFRIAEEDLVLRGPGEFLGTSQHGEAMFRIGDIIADQDILKLSRIAAVEVVNVDPELKDEGFAILRQVVYERYGKKRAALVKVG
- the lpxI gene encoding UDP-2,3-diacylglucosamine diphosphatase LpxI (LpxI, functionally equivalent to LpxH, replaces it in LPS biosynthesis in a minority of bacteria.) — encoded protein: MIIENIGIIAGQGELPKVIAEGIKKNGHKTVVLTFKQAVNKDIVTTADVFNEMDIGDVIGAVRFLKSNNVTKLILVGRIPHKLLFAKLALDVSMNEILSSTKDHMAVSIFDSARRMFAKAGIEVVPYIEYVRHLLAEKGVMTALAPGECELKDIEFGKKLAKQLADIDIGQTVIVKDGTVIAVEAMEGTDECIQRAQIIVGTAVRGVNSAVVVKVARTAQDARFDIPVIGKHTVETLSRGIIKVLAVEAGKTLILDKSSVLQYAAQQGVCIYGCEI